The DNA window CTGAGTTTGATCATCTGTTTCAGCTTCCAACTTATTTGATTTCTCTGGGATATTCTGAGATGAGCCCTCAATCTTACCTTCCTGCATTTCTGAGGAATATGAAGATTTGTCTGTGTTTCCAGATGTATCTTCTGGTCCAATGCTACAAACTAGTGTGTGTTCGGAATCGGTACCAACAACTTGACTTTCTTCACATTCCATGCTACCACCATGAGATTCatcgttttctttttcaaacttttttgatTCATCCATTGCTACTGAGATGTCACAAGAACTCTTCTTAGACGAGCCCTCAATCTTATCCGCCTCCATTGTTAGAGAACATGAAGACTGGCATATGTTCTCCAAAGAATTTTCAGGCCCGGTCATAGGAAAATCAGATACAGCCAGTTGGTTGCTACTTTCAGTTTCAGACTGTTTTGCTTCCTCTAGAGCAAGCAAGACGCAATGAGAACTTTTCTCATTTAAACAATTAGCGTTTTCTGCCTTTGTTTCTGAGACAGATGGCACACAACTGTTTTCCAAAGAAGTTTCATGCACAATTCCACCAACCTCAGATACTATCATTTGACTGCCCTCTTCAATTGCAGATGGTTTTGATTGCTTGGCTACTGAGCTGTCATCTTGGTGGTTCTCAGATGATCTTGCAATCTCAGATTCCTGCATCCATATGCCCGTGTTAGTTTCAGGCACAACTCCATCTACCTGAGATGGATTTACTTGAACCTCATTATTAGTAGCAGACCCTTTAGATGTCTCTAGTACTACTGAGCGGCCAAATATATCCTGCTCAGAAGAGCCCTCAACCACTGGTGCCTCTGATACCAAGGAAGATCTTGGCGAAACCATGTTCTCTGATACATTTTCTCGTACCAAAGTCTCAGCATGAGATGCATCTAGTTGCTCGCCTGCTTCAGCTTCTGACCCTCCTGAATTTTGAACTATTACAGATGAACAAAGCGCACCCTTCTCAGATGAGCCCTCAACCTGACCTTCCTCTATTACAAGAGAAGATGGTAAGGGATCCACAATTTCTTGTACACTATCAGACACCTTCTGCGAGCCCTTCTGATCATCATTTTCAACTTCAGATCCCTTTGCTCCCTCTGGCACCACCAAACAGCAAGCCACATCATTCTCCAAAATGCCATTGATGTTTTCTTCTGCTTCCAAGGAAGATTGGGGTAGAACCATGTGTTCTGGTCTAATTTCTGGAATGATAACATTAGCATTAGATACATCCATTTTACTGGCCATTTGAGCCTCAAACCCCTTTGATGTTTCTGGTTCCATTGAGCTGCCAGCTAAACCCTGCTCAAATGGTCTACTGTCCTTTTCTTCCTCCCTTGCCAGTGGGGACGAGGGTAGAACCAAGTTTTCTGACAAATCTTTTGGCACAAACGCACCAACCTGAGAATATTCTGCTTCGTTACCTGCTTCAGATTTGCGTGGTTCCTCCAGTACTACTGAGCTTCCAACAAGATCATTCTCACATGGGCCATAGGTATTTCCTCTGAGTGGAGAAATACTTTGCAGCACAATCCCACCAAACTGAGAAAAAGAATCCTTTCGATGACTGGCTCCAGCTGCAGGACTGTTTGGCTCTATCTTGTTGGAAGAAGACGGATATTTAAGAGAAGAGGCCTGGTAATAGCATTTTATTAGTTACCAACTGAATTAATGCACAAAAATtgatacaaggaaaaaaaacatcatacatCAATAGAGCAAGTTGTTAATCACCCACAAAGAAACAACACTCCCACGCATGCACAAACTCCAAAATAGCCCTTCCTAGATCCTATGTTATTAGTAAAGCCCAATGACCCTCACTGAAAACTGAGTGTTTGCAATGCGAATGACTAACAGTAGATTTAAAGAACAGGCTAAAACTATCCCTAGACTTCAAGCAAACACAAACTcaaatataaaaccaaactgCCCCTTAAGTAATCTGCAAGTCCAATTAGGCACAAACCatcataaagaaaaggaaactgcACATGGAACAAATAATGGGCAAGTCAGAAAGTAGAACAGAGAGTTATGACAATATAACTAAATGATATGAAACTCTAAACCCTTAAGCAGTGAAATGTTTAGGCAAATGTAACTTTTCTGTAACCAAatatctattaaaaaacaaatcaaagaaaaaccgCCATATGTGGTAACAAGTCACCTAAGAAGAAACAAAGAGAAACCCCAAATGGTGTTGGAAAAAAACCAACACCTAAGAGGAGAACAAAGAGAAATGTCAGAAGTTTGAGGGGTCCTATGCAATATTGCCAAGTCTAGTGGACACCTCATTAGAGAcaatttacctttaaaaaaaaacctcatccaAGAATTAGAAAGATAAGCAGATGCTGTCCCTGTCTAAGGAAAATCGAGATAAGAAAAACaacagaataaaaaacaaacctctGATACAGCAGGATCAATTTGCATTTTGCAGACCTCCTCACCCTCAACCTTGGTTATATCAACCCCCAATTGAATTTGAGTTTTAGCTTCATCATCTCTGATTTCTAGAGAAGAATCAAGAGACTCTTTCACAGAAGGCTTATTACTGCTTCTAGATACACTATCAGCTACACTTAGGATATTTCTTGAATCTGAATGATCTGCAACAGGAGTAACAGCCCCTAAGGAAAAATAATCAGTATAATCAGGTTTATTGGAAATTGTATGATTTCCAAGGCTAACAACATGTGGAGAAGACTTAGGAGATGCTTTTGAAGCCTCCATTCTGTTTCCAGAGTCACTCCTAGGGTGTTCTGTTACATCTGAAACAGATATGGTAACCATGGGAGGATCACCACCATCACCAAGAAGACCTTCAGGAGCAGGTCTCTGAGAAGTAATATTGTCCCTGTCACCAGCATCAAGAACTGAATGATTGGCTTCCATAGTACCTCCCGTGATTGGGTTTTCAGTGGAAGCCCGTATCAACTCTCTCATTTTTTCAACACGGCCATGACTGGTCTTGATTTCAAGCATAGAGGGATTGATTTCAGAAGTAGGAGCCTTACCCAAAGCAGGAGTATGATCCCCTTCCATCTTGACACCATCTCCAAACCCAGGCTGTTTAGAATCATCAATTGAACTCCCCATGACTGGAACTGTAGCTTCTAAAATTGACACAGCGGATAGTGCTTTACCCTCTAAGCTTTGGTTTTTTGCCACCTCCACAGACATCTTACTTGAAACAGGGGCACTTCTAACTTCAACTGTAGAAGAgtcaccaattttattttttgaagagcAAGTCTCAGAAAATATCTCCTTCATCACACGAGCAACATCAGTTACATCAGCAGTCTGAATTCGGCCAACAGCCAGAATCCCACtagcttcttttctttttggatctTGACTAACTAAACCACTGGGAATATGTGCTTCCTAAAAgtgaaaagcaaaagcaaaaacaaaaacaaacaataaatattaaatatgaaacAGCATGTAAACAAAATATAACACTGATTTACTGTTAAAGAGTAGATGGAATACAGCtaatacaaagaaaaacaaatgcccTATTATACTTAGGACACAATATAATAGcaataaatatattcaattgTATCAACTCTAAATTGATATGATAGGGATACAATTATATATCACTATGATagcaaataattatattgtattgtACCAAATCACCAAATTACAAAATACCTGAACAACATTCTTCAACTCCTTGAGTTCATTTCCTTGCCCACTCCTCAAGGATATGACCTTGCTCCCTAATGAATCTCTGGACTTATTTTGCATTTGCATTTGAGGATTTACAATGGGATCCTGACCAATTGAAGCATCCACAGCAGGTGAAACTGAACCCTGTTTCTTACCTCTTCGTCTAGGTGCTTCCCCTCTGGTAGGAGCTTTATGACCTTGCCTTTTAACTTGCATGGCTTCAGGAGTGTTAGATTGAAATACTGGAGTAACAGAAGGATAAGATGAAATTGGCTGAGAGCTGGAAGTAATCTTTGGAGCAAGCTGATGCACAGTTTTGCAAACACCTTCTACAGTGGCAGAATGGAGTAATGACTCAGTTGCAGGATAAACCACTGGGGAAGGGTTATCCTCTGAGCTTTGATTCTGGACCACCTCTGCAAAGCGCTTACTTAATTGAGGTGTAGACAGGATAACTCCACTTTCACTCCCAGAAACTTCAAGTACTTTAGCTTTTGAAGAGCTATTCACTGCTGAAACCTCCTTTGTCACAGAAGCTACATCATGCATATCAACACCATGTATTTGTCCAGAAGATCCTGCACAAGCTTTGAGTTCTTCGATTTCAGTATGCAAGAAATTATCAATTGTTTCCATCACATCAATTTCAATTCCATTTAGATATCTATAAATCTTACCCATAGATCTGGTAATACCATCATGCGTTGTAAGAGTGCTGGCTGGTTGCCTATGCTGGGCTACATCATCCAAATGCTCAGTTGCTTTTTTATCCTGGCCAACTTCTTGGGACACTTGCTCCTGGTTAACATCTCTTTCCAGAGCATCATTCTGTTGGTTACTAACCATGAAAATAGCTTTACTTCCTGATTCCCCAGATTTATCCTGTGACAACGTTGGATTGGATTTTGAAAGCTGACTGTCTGAAGCATCTGGAACAGAAGGTGATACTGGCAcctctttctttcctttgcGTCGAGTTGTTTCAGTGCCACTTTGAGTCTTTCGGTTTTGCCCTTTGACTTGCATAGGAACTGAAGAACTAGGAACTATGGATTGAATGGTAGGGGAGATAGAAGGGTTGGGAGGGTTTGGTTGAGAATCCAAAGCAGTCCCAGGCCCAGAATTATGAGTGGCTGCACTAATACCCTCTACAGCAGCAGCAGGAAAATTATTAGGATGTTGTGGCATGGGAGCACTAGAAACAGTTCCACCCATGGCAATTACTGATGGATTGACAGATACATTCTGTGATTCATCATTTATATTTGGATCAGGAACAGCAGAACTTGAAGTGGTGGGTGAAACAGCCACTTGATTCTTTCCTCTGCGCCGTGGTGTTTGAACTGCACCTTGAACCTTCCGTCCTCGACCTCTTGATTGCAATGGCACAGAAAGGGGAGCAGTAGTGATTTGTGAGCTAAGTGCAACAGAAACTGGAGTGGTTGGCTGAGCACTGGGAGCAATCCTTGATCCTAAATGAGGAGTGGCTCCACTATTACCTTCTAAATTAGGAACAGGAGAAGAATCAAGAGATGTTATTGAGGAGCCAGACTCTATTCCCTTCTGTAACTCCACATCCACTTTGCCAGTTTCAGGAGGTACTGAGAGTACCATCACAGCTGGAGATTTATCTGAAGTTGCTCTTCTCGGCCTTCCACGCCCCCGTTTTGATGGAGTTACCTCTTTGCTCTGCTGCAGCAGGAGAGGCTCCACAGGAGGTGGCAGCGGTGGCAGTTGTGGTGGAGCTTGAGGTTCTGTGCAACCAATAGCCAATAAAGACCCACTAGCCTCTTTTGGCAAGTTCCTCTCTCCTGTTTCTTCTTTCACCTTAGGAGAGTCTGGAGATTCAGCCTGACAAATCTTCTCAAATTCCTCTTCTGTCCATTGCTCTTCATAAGAGCGTACCTATCGAAGTGAAagacaaaaattaagaaaaagggaTAGTGAAGGCATAACATGCTAACATGTTAGATGGCACATGCTAGGACCACAAGAGTCAAATATAAACGATAAACCTCTCTAGCTCGTTTGCCCCTTCCATAATGTTGAGTATCAAGGCCCCCAACATGCTGCCCCTTACGCTTCGCCCCTGCATTGGATTCTACCCCAGCCTTTGGCATATCATACAACTTCATTGCTTCATAGAGTGCTTTCAAGTCATCATCTGTTACAAGGCGTGAAGGCAAAGGTGGTAGAGGTTCCAAAGCATCCATCCCTTGACCCGATAACAAACTCTTCCATGTTGTCTGCAGAATTAGAAGTTTTATTTAGTTGATGAACCAGAGCAGTTAAGCCATGAAGGCAGGCATATTTTAACCATACCATCTCTTGATCCCGCCTTTGTTTGTCAACTGATTCAAATACATCAATCTCTGATTCACTGCCAACGTAAgttttaataaatatgaaaatttcaACTTGACaatataattcaacaaaaagGCAATGCAATTGATAGCACAAATAATACAGACCGCTTCCCAAAGTAAAGTAGGCCAAAATAGGTACATCAACAGGGAAGGGATTTCAGGATTCCATcgtattcaaatttcaaatccaAAACAATAATTAGCCCTTCCAAAAGGACAGCTAAGATGGCAACTAGTGATTAAACATGGCCTTTAAAAGTAGAATGGTCAGAAATAGTAACCAAGGAAAAATTCCTCCTCTTATTTAAGTTGAAATGTTATTCAGAAAGCTGCACTTATTTACATGAGCACCCCCACTTTTTGAGACAGTGAATTATCTTAGCTCTACAATGACTCACCTTTCTTTTTACCCAACATAACGTATTTGCATAGGAAACCAGAGGATACATCTTATTtgctgataataataataataataataataataaaaaggctTTACAGTGCCACTGGATATCAGCTAGAGAAACTAATTTAGAAGCCCCAGAAGCAAAGCAACATAAAGATGCAGAAGGAACTAATGCCAGAGGCCTCTCCATTGATCAGATACGATGAGATGCAGTGAAAGGAAAACACATTTGAGTCTATCATGGATCATTTATTTGTTATAcgaaaatcttaatttattcaatcatgGACAAAAGGAATAGATAAGTGAATTCAAAAATAGTTTGTTTACATTGAAGCCTAAACATCATTTCCGTACAATTTCTAGCCACCCCGAATGAATCATATTTTTCAACTATGTGGACAAGCtatatataaattctaaaatacaaATGAGCAGCAGCTTGTAAACCATACTATATTATGTGGGTTACCAGTCACAAGAAAATAGAATGCTGACTGACAAATACAACAGCCTTTGAAAAGGATTTACCTGCGAGCTAAGAGATCATTTAGAGCATCATCATCTAAAACAGGGGTAGCCTCCTCTTTCTTGCATTCACGCAGAAGGGACTCCAAGTATTCCCTTCGATCTTCTGCACTGTAAAAACAAGACAGAAATTTCCCCTGGAGCATCAGTTAAAAACCCTTTGGAATAATTTTAAAGAGCAAGCACTTGAACAAATATTCCCGTTAACCTTGTATTATTGTCAAAGAAACCAGCAGTAATGCTCTGATTAGCAACTCCCAGTTTATGCTCAGCAGAAGCTCTGACTTGTTCTTCAACAGTTTGGACCTTACGACAATTAAAATGGTTGAAAAcaagttaaaagttaaaaattaaaaaacatgcctCACCTTCCACAGTCCTTGTGAAATTCAAGATCCAGGGTTCACAACAAGAGAAATCAGGCATTCCTAGcattcactattttattttcctctcGATCTTTTTGCTTTGATTCTTGAACTTTCAAGCCCAAAATCAAAACTGAATTAATTACACATAAAAGATGAATTATCCTTGAATTACTATTTCATATCCCTCTCAATCTAATGTTTAGTTCCccaattaatgaaaaatcattcaGAAATTATGCCAATTTACTCCCTTTAGAAAAACCTAAAAGGAAAGATGAGAACAGTGTATTACCGATATTTAGAACCTATGATCAGGCCCTTTGATCAAGTATAATTTAGATGTCGACAAGGCATAAATGGAAGCACCACAAATActtctataaaaaaacatgaaatttccTACATGGATGCTCATTCCGCTCCAGAGCATCGGCATTTAGACACTGCTCTGAAATAATGATAtccaaacttaaaaaaagaaaaagaagaaaggaggaAATGAAGGATACCACCAAAGacattctaaaagaaaaaacagtatGGCCTGCCCCCCCTGAGAAAGGACAAAGGTTTGGGGGGGGGGATCTTCTTTCAAATCacatagcaaataaaaaaagagaggaaagagtAGGTATTCAATACCTAAGTAGTTTATCAACTCcttgattcttttttgttttatttaggtTTTCCTAGGGACTGGCAAAAGTACTATTTGTCATCTGATGCATTCcagcaaaagaaagaaatggcaTTTATGAGATCAGTCCAAACCCTCAGCTGCCATTGTGAAAGAAAACTATGCTGGTACTGATCATTTTCAAGTCTCGTGAGGCCATGCACCCAGCCTCTCCAGTTTGACATTAATTCATTAGAAACCAGAGTcggttataaaaaaatctcaaatgttCACATTTCCAAAATCAGAAAATCAATATGCACTAGCCTGAAAAGACAACACAAGAAAGGAGAGAATTACTGTTTCAAATCGAAGAACAAGCACGTCCCTCTTCTGGCCAATCCTATGAGCCCTTGCTTGAGCTTGAAGATCAACCTGACAAGGTACCAACATAAACTAGACCAGTTTAGAATCAGTAACCTagatagaaaacaaatcaaggtGTTGCAACTTCATTTATGACCTGAGGATTCCAATCAGTATCAAATATGATCACAGTATCAGCAGCTTGAAGGTTCACTCCAACACCACCAGCCCGAATGCTAAGTCCATATATTTAAAATGTCAGGCTTatggaaattaattaaacataagCATGAAAACACACATGTATTCAATATGCCAGGGCACATCAAAAGGTTTTTGAGATTTAATGTAATTTACTATTAACACGCAATCATAGTAATAAGAGTGAAACAATGAACTGTACAAGCTCCGCTGAAATGCAATGTCTCGTTGCATAACCAACCAATCAACCATTTCATTTGCATCACAACCATTAACAAGACTAAAAAATCCCTACAAGTGTGTGCACGTGCCAAATGGTTACAATATACATGGATTACCTCCTCCAATATCCCATCTCCATGTGCACTCTCTCTTTTAAGAAGGAAGGAAACACAATGCAAATTATTAAACATCCCGAAACCAAAATTTCCTACCTGCAATTTGCCAACCTCCAATTTCCTGCCTCCACAATAGATAAATAGCTAGACAAACAATGTCTAGTATAATTTTGAcgttggaaataaaaaaattatccctcTTTCTATCTCAACCTCATCCAATTTTCTAACCTTGGCATGACTACTATACTACCATGCCCTGGTAAACACCAAAAAAGAACCTAAATATCAAGCATACATGACACATGACTCgccaataaaaacataaaacaggGAAAATCTGGTTGGTTACACAGAAATATCTAAATATCAAGTACATATGAAAAAATGATCACCtgagcaagaaaataaaatatggagAATCTTGTTGGTTAAAACGGTCAATGAGCGAACCACGGTCACCTCCCGAGGTATGACCATCCAAGCGAAGGTATCGATACTGTTTCCAAGTGAGATACTCCTCCATAACATCAAGCAGCCTGGTCAttgtggaaaagaaaagaacctgTATGGATCCAGCAATTGGCAAATCCTCAATACTGGAAAATTAACAGATTCAAAACTAAAGCCCATGGTGATAGGAGTACTTGAAAACCAACAGAGCTTTCATTtatgaagaaaacaacattGAGATGTTTAGCATGCATTtcaacaaaattaagaaaaaggtAATAGGAAAAAGTCTAGAAGCACCCTAATATTCACCCTACAGCAAAATGGTTATAATCCTGCCAGGCACTGGTTCAATTTActcaagaaacaaaataaacttcTAGCAAACATTAAGTAGCAGATTTAATACAAGAATACCCATACCCGATGGTCTGTTGCTTTCAATTTGGGTAGCAAACGATCTAGCATCTCAAGCTTTCCACAAAGTCTAATAATTGGTGGCAGAAAATGCTTAGGTATCAAAGTATCAACCTGCAAAAGGTAATTTCATATTGAGGTTAACGAGAGAAGAAGCAAACTGGTATCAAAATGGACACATAAGACCTTTAACCCAGATTCAGCTCCCAAAAGGAACAATAAAAAGGGCACGGGAAGTATTTTCACAAAGAAAGACAGAACTCATCATAAcagaattttattttccttcttccttgagtattatatcaattcaaataagtcaaaataaacagaaaaagaGAATGCCTCATCCGCATGAAGCTGGCTAAGGTATGGGTGATTGCATATGTTACGAAGCTCCATAACTGAGTTGTGCACTGTTCGAGCCTGCAAAAGATGGGTCTTCTACAGTTAAATAATGGTAATAGTTTTTAGCAGTTACTGTTCATGGAGTACAACCATCAAAAAATGAGGGAACAAAATGCATGTATGTAGGAGACCTTTGAATTTCCAATTGAGCCAAGATTCTCTTCCACTCTCTTCATAAGAAGCTTCTGGTATGCAGAAGCCTCGCACCGAACAAGTCTCTCAATCTTCTCAGGCAGTTGATTCTCAACCTAACAAATGAATTTGAGAATGCAAGCAAAGATGTGAGAATAAATCCCAACACCAAATGTTTCATGtctaacaagaaaaagaaaatccctTGTGATATTTGCTATGCATGCATTCAGATGTGCCAGTGTATGCAATATACAATAATTTTAAGGACCTTGTGTTTCAGTCTCCGAAGTACAAATGGTCGAAGAACTTGGTGGAGACGGTTTATGATCAACAAATTTTCCTCCTCCGAAAGTAAGGCCTACACATGCACACAGCCAGTGATGGTTATATAAGAAATTTGACagaatatcaacaaaaaaagcACCCAGTACAGTGaaacatctttaaaaaaaaaagtagaacaGGTCAAAAGGCTTACTTCATCGGCTGAATTATCACCATTACTCTGAAATGGTTTGTTGAACCACTGAGAAAAATCCTCTGCTGAGTTAAATATGTTAGGTAGCAAAAAGTTGAGTAGTGCCCACAATTCCTCAAGATTGTTCTGCACGAGagaacaataaaattgaattagatAGTAAAATCTGCAGAAAATTATCAAAGGAGGAATGTACAAGGCATGATTCTGTAACAAGAGAAGACACTTTGCATATGTTAAACCAATGCACTCGAAGAATATAAACAATCAATCCAAGAAATAGCAGAACTGAGAGGGGAATTTTGTTACCTGTAGTGGTGTTCCAGTTAATAACAACCTGTGAGAACTCTGATAATGCCTCAAGTCAGCATTCAATTTGCAAGAAGCATTCTTTATGCGATGGCCTTCATCAATTATTATATAGCGCCAATGTATCTTGCTCAGTTTCGGTCTATCGTGTTTGTTCATCAGATATTCATACGTTGTCAGAAGGACATTGAATTTTTGATGCACAATCTTTTCcctgaaaaaaaacaatgattgcACTTACACTTGCAATTCAATAATCCAGACTGCAAAAAGATATGGAGAGTCTCATTCCTATTTGTTATTACTTAAATAGCCTGCGCCTCTCCTCCGGAGGCCCAGAATAGACAATTTTGTGGATTCCAGGTGCCCAGAAATTGATTTCAGTCTCCCAGCCAGGTAAAACTGAAGAAGGTACAACCACCAAGAAAGGCCCTCtatcattttttgtttccaTTAAGTAGCAAATTAGAGAAATAACctaccaaaagaaaagaatgactAGATCATTGGCATATACAGCTAGGAAACAGTATGACAGTAAATAGGAAGAAAACTGATct is part of the Populus alba chromosome 10, ASM523922v2, whole genome shotgun sequence genome and encodes:
- the LOC118034563 gene encoding uncharacterized protein isoform X4, yielding MASSQSSQNVELEAAKFLHKLIQDSKDEPAKLATKLYVILQHMKSSGKEHSMPYQVISRAMETVINHHGLDIEALRSSRLPLTGGTQMGDSSTAQYGGSSLAVGVGKDSKAGLAENEISKVDPSASSRPPAGPSSAGHDYYQGSGTQRSSQSFDHESPSSLDTRSANSQSQERGANQKDGKKAVAKRKRGDSSLHSEMHVDNPQQLDPRNTIVNPRKGKMNKVDSPGSYAVRGGENTSFNKVPSSGQLEVSSSYVSAGQQQGGSFSSAHESLTSRCMWNQNKAGLPLERSQVPRFSSNAVSGNATAEITLQQSAISSLGSSAFSKVHGGMPATSYPAGPMGEPGFAGLVQYGGSEHQKHGLAKGAVASSAEKTSEGFFSANRVDDFPTSLSTGKILENDGGSSNMFAESNKIIQGGRQSSNSELTMIRSTPPRDVGKSPVSQGSVSPGMPFNEQQLRQLRAQCLVFLAFRNVLPPKKLHLDIALGNVVPKDGGTLDGPRKELTDHKGKAQSSNEPTNIPEVLMACGRLNNAKEFDKVLPGLGGRFLDENCASKEADKLKMMEDKSGLPSDPSMLADERKYLYSTRKLDAEIQRREAMESQAVFTNAMQQPDSARGGLPLSNPVDSMGNAFLQVGKTDHVSSATFINKQAIPEAVSWTRIGSQSLPSGSIQLGLVPDRKDNAPSQFHNLGNSNASEQDDDDKSAASTDSPPSPKYTMLEKWIMDQQRKKLLTKQGWVLKQQKTKQRIATCFDKLKETVSSSEDISAKTKIVIELKKLQLLELQRRLRSNFLNDFFKPITNDMDRLKSYKKHKHGRRIKQLERYEQKMKEERQKRIRERQKEFFAEIEVHKERLEDVFKIKRERWKGVNKYVKEFHKRKERTHREKIDRIQREKINLLKINDVEGYLRMVQDAKSDRVKQLLKETEKYLQKLGSKLQEAKSMASRFENDMDESRHAAVVEKNETSVENEDESDQAKHYMESNEKYYLMAHSVKESIAEQPTCLLGGKLREYQMNGLRWLVSLYNNHLNGILADEMGLGKTVQVISLICYLMETKNDRGPFLVVVPSSVLPGWETEINFWAPGIHKIVYSGPPEERRRLFKEKIVHQKFNVLLTTYEYLMNKHDRPKLSKIHWRYIIIDEGHRIKNASCKLNADLRHYQSSHRLLLTGTPLQNNLEELWALLNFLLPNIFNSAEDFSQWFNKPFQSNGDNSADEALLSEEENLLIINRLHQVLRPFVLRRLKHKVENQLPEKIERLVRCEASAYQKLLMKRVEENLGSIGNSKARTVHNSVMELRNICNHPYLSQLHADEVDTLIPKHFLPPIIRLCGKLEMLDRLLPKLKATDHRVLFFSTMTRLLDVMEEYLTWKQYRYLRLDGHTSGGDRGSLIDRFNQQDSPYFIFLLSIRAGGVGVNLQAADTVIIFDTDWNPQVDLQAQARAHRIGQKRDVLVLRFETVQTVEEQVRASAEHKLGVANQSITAGFFDNNTSAEDRREYLESLLRECKKEEATPVLDDDALNDLLARSESEIDVFESVDKQRRDQEMTTWKSLLSGQGMDALEPLPPLPSRLVTDDDLKALYEAMKLYDMPKAGVESNAGAKRKGQHVGGLDTQHYGRGKRAREVRSYEEQWTEEEFEKICQAESPDSPKVKEETGERNLPKEASGSLLAIGCTEPQAPPQLPPLPPPVEPLLLQQSKEVTPSKRGRGRPRRATSDKSPAVMVLSVPPETGKVDVELQKGIESGSSITSLDSSPVPNLEGNSGATPHLGSRIAPSAQPTTPVSVALSSQITTAPLSVPLQSRGRGRKVQGAVQTPRRRGKNQVAVSPTTSSSAVPDPNINDESQNVSVNPSVIAMGGTVSSAPMPQHPNNFPAAAVEGISAATHNSGPGTALDSQPNPPNPSISPTIQSIVPSSSVPMQVKGQNRKTQSGTETTRRKGKKEVPVSPSVPDASDSQLSKSNPTLSQDKSGESGSKAIFMVSNQQNDALERDVNQEQVSQEVGQDKKATEHLDDVAQHRQPASTLTTHDGITRSMACAGSSGQIHGVDMHDVASVTKEVSAVNSSSKAKVLEVSGSESGVILSTPQLSKRFAEVVQNQSSEDNPSPVVYPATESLLHSATVEGVCKTVHQLAPKITSSSQPISSYPSVTPVFQSNTPEAMQVKRQGHKAPTRGEAPRRRGKKQGSVSPAVDASIGQDPIVNPQMQMQNKSRDSLGSKVISLRSGQGNELKELKNVVQEAHIPSGLVSQDPKRKEASGILAVGRIQTADVTDVARVMKEIFSETCSSKNKIGDSSTVEVRSAPVSSKMSVEVAKNQSLEGKALSAVSILEATVPVMGSSIDDSKQPGFGDGVKMEGDHTPALGKAPTSEINPSMLEIKTSHGRVEKMRELIRASTENPITGGTMEANHSVLDAGDRDNITSQRPAPEGLLGDGGDPPMVTISVSDVTEHPRSDSGNRMEASKASPKSSPHVVSLGNHTISNKPDYTDYFSLGAVTPVADHSDSRNILSVADSVSRSSNKPSVKESLDSSLEIRDDEAKTQIQLGVDITKVEGEEVCKMQIDPAVSEASSLKYPSSSNKIEPNSPAAGASHRKDSFSQFGGIVLQSISPLRGNTYGPCENDLVGSSVVLEEPRKSEAGNEAEYSQVGAFVPKDLSENLVLPSSPLAREEEKDSRPFEQGLAGSSMEPETSKGFEAQMASKMDVSNANVIIPEIRPEHMVLPQSSLEAEENINGILENDVACCLVVPEGAKGSEVENDDQKGSQKVSDSVQEIVDPLPSSLVIEEGQVEGSSEKGALCSSVIVQNSGGSEAEAGEQLDASHAETLVRENVSENMVSPRSSLVSEAPVVEGSSEQDIFGRSVVLETSKGSATNNEVQVNPSQVDGVVPETNTGIWMQESEIARSSENHQDDSSVAKQSKPSAIEEGSQMIVSEVGGIVHETSLENSCVPSVSETKAENANCLNEKSSHCVLLALEEAKQSETESSNQLAVSDFPMTGPENSLENICQSSCSLTMEADKIEGSSKKSSCDISVAMDESKKFEKENDESHGGSMECEESQVVGTDSEHTLVCSIGPEDTSGNTDKSSYSSEMQEGKIEGSSQNIPEKSNKLEAETDDQTQSSEMALANMSENIEGSSSSGMQEDKIEGSSLNVPEESNRLEAETDDQTQFGGMAVDKMSEKIEGSSLNVLEESNRSEAEIDDQAQCGEMALANMPEKIEGLSSLVMQEDKIEGSSLNVPESNRLEVEIDDQTQFGGMTLAKMSEKTEGSSLNVPEESNRSEAETNDQAQCGGMALVNMPEKIEGLSFSGMQEDKIEGSSLNVPDESNRLEAETDDQTQFGGIALAKMLEKIEGSSLNVLEESSRSEAERDDQAQCGGMALANMPEKIEGLSSSWMQEDKIEGSSLNVPESNRLEAETDDQTQFGGMALAKMLEKIEGSSLNVSEESNRSEAETNDQAQCGGMALANMPEKIEDVSFSGMQEDKIEGSSLNVPEESNRLEVEKDDQTQFGGMVLAKMSEKIEGSSQNVLEESSRSEAERDDQAQCGGMALANMPEKIEGLSSSWMQEDKIEGSSLNVPEESKRQKAETVTDDETQCDGMAPANMLPSSSLLEEKTDVLSEKDPAE